The following is a genomic window from Paludisphaera rhizosphaerae.
GTCGAACGGGTCGGTAAAAGCCCTCATCTCACGGACCCAATCGCCACAGCCCACGGTGAAATTCGGCGTTCGGAGTTCAGGCATACGTCCTCCCCCTGTAAGGCCGGGCCTCCTCATACAATTCACTCAGGCCGAACTTCCCGGCGTCGGTCCACTGGCAGCGGCCTGACTTGATGAAGGGTTTCGACAGGTCTCCACGCGGAACTCCCTGAAAGCGACAACCGAGCGGAGCAAGCGGTGGCGAGAAACTCCAACTCCAATTCGAGAGGATCGTGCCATGAAAGCCGTTGATCCCAGCGTTGATGAAGCGATCGAACATCATATCCGAGCCTTCCTGAAGAAGCTGAACTCCGGCGGCGGGAAGCCCCTGGAAGAGCTTTCGCCGAAGGACGCTCGCCAGGTCCTCGTCGACCTCCAGGCGTCCGCGAACGTCGAGCTGCCGCCGGCGCGGGTGAAGACCGTGACGATCGAGCACGACGGACAGAGTCTCGAATTGACGGTCGTCCATCCGGCGGGCGCCGAGAAGACGGTCCCGGCCTTCATGTTCTTCCACGGCGGCGGCTGGGTTCTCGGCGACTACCCGACGCACGAGCGGCTCGTCCGCGACCTGGTGGCGTACTCCGGGGCGGCGGCCGTCTTCGTGAACTACACGCCCTCGCCCGAAGCCCAGTATCCGGTCGCGATCAACCAGGCCTACGCGGCGACGAAGTGGGTGTCGGAGCACGGCCATGAGATCGACGTCGACGGCCGGCGGCTGGCGGTAGTCGGCAACAGCGTCGGCGGCAACATGGCGGCCGTGGTCTCGCTGATGGCGAA
Proteins encoded in this region:
- a CDS encoding alpha/beta hydrolase — encoded protein: MKAVDPSVDEAIEHHIRAFLKKLNSGGGKPLEELSPKDARQVLVDLQASANVELPPARVKTVTIEHDGQSLELTVVHPAGAEKTVPAFMFFHGGGWVLGDYPTHERLVRDLVAYSGAAAVFVNYTPSPEAQYPVAINQAYAATKWVSEHGHEIDVDGRRLAVVGNSVGGNMAAVVSLMAKDRGGPQIRFQGLLWPVTDAYFETESYHDYAEGRFLTRNMMKWFWDNYTTSPAERGEIYASPLRASTEQLRGLPPALVLTAGNDVLRDEGEEYARKLDVAGVDVIAVRYSGLIHDWGLLNPISQVPATRASLIQVAEELKRRLR